The region CAAttgctattttatttcaaatatttatttacataaatagaaTGAACAAGTAcagaatatttaatcaaaaatatcatgTACAATTCTGttcattttaacaatataaagaCATACTATAGTTTTGTACAATGAAAAGTCAGACTTTACAAAATCACAGAGCACAAGTCCCAGgcttttaattaagtattattctttggtttgttgaataaatttaagtattttcctCTGGTGACCTCCCTTGATTCTTCAACTCCCAGTTGGTAAGTGATGTCATGTAATTCTTTAACTTTGGATATTAATCCTGCAGTAGACAAAGATGCTAATtctggaaaaataaataaaaatatatatattattaacataaacaaaacttagtcttttaatttaagtttcaaGGTCCTCAAATCAGACAAAAGAACacgaaaattttcaatagaaatttcagcaaaatttttcataatttatatatcactgttggaaaatatttgtgtGGTAGTTTAACATCTGATTATACACTTTTGTAAATGGCACAAAAAAATAGTGACACAACTTTTGTACAAGGCAGTAAATTGAGTGGTAAAACTATAACTATGTTAAGTAATTaaggattttaataaatagcgGTAAATAGTTAATCAATGTTTAAGTATCAATTTAAGTatgtttaaaacaacacaGACATTGTGTAGGCCTactgtaaaaaaaactattaattctgATAATCATGTTAAGACTCATACACAGTTTTATTCTactttacatatttacatgtttttgaaacaattaatacaaaacCATATTATGAAACTTAACTGTAGTATTAGTCATTTTCATAACAACAAATGAGTACTCTTGAAAGCATGCAACATCAACTGATctctataataatatgtatattcctatttataaacaaattatgatACAAGTGAAAAGTGAGTTTAAAgagtaattttatacaacaaaatagaaaatttaaccaacattaaataaaacaaagtaaatacttacgatgtaaataattttgatcttCAGGCGTTAGTTCCCTAGAATAAGGGGATTTTGAAACACTCTGAGGCGTACTCTGGAAGTTACTAATGAAATCTCTTATACCTGGAACTAACATTAAAACGTCGATATTTGAAGATCTGAATTACAGAACGTTACTTACTTTTTTCAGGCCACAGTTCTGGAGAAGGCCTGTCTAAATTTTCCATACTCATTAGGCTCTCAACGAGCTCGTCGGATAAAACCTGATCCTCTTGCTCTG is a window of Aethina tumida isolate Nest 87 chromosome 7, icAetTumi1.1, whole genome shotgun sequence DNA encoding:
- the LOC109604835 gene encoding protein lin-52 homolog is translated as MASDKPGIVEQEQEDQVLSDELVESLMSMENLDRPSPELWPEKIPGIRDFISNFQSTPQSVSKSPYSRELTPEDQNYLHQLASLSTAGLISKVKELHDITYQLGVEESREVTRGKYLNLFNKPKNNT